The Gordonia sp. KTR9 genome contains a region encoding:
- a CDS encoding TetR family transcriptional regulator yields MPDSSETGGLRARRRDATRMEIHEAAVDLFERNGFDETTVDEIATAAGVSPRTFFRYFPTKEECVLFDRFGFEQALDARLADIDPDSLALADIESVYRARLEGFDDRSDDVSAHFLRVQKLVLATPTLSRAALGRHADTCRRRPESLGDRSSARTKSQIRMILEIANLEVQCAFEEWVELNETGQGPSLLDVYDDVCRRIREL; encoded by the coding sequence ATGCCAGATTCCTCCGAGACCGGTGGGTTGCGCGCCCGCCGTCGGGATGCGACCCGCATGGAGATCCATGAGGCCGCGGTGGACTTGTTCGAGCGCAACGGTTTCGACGAGACGACGGTCGACGAGATCGCCACCGCCGCAGGGGTCTCGCCGCGGACCTTCTTCCGCTACTTTCCGACCAAGGAAGAGTGCGTGCTCTTCGACCGCTTCGGCTTCGAGCAGGCACTGGACGCGCGTCTGGCCGACATCGATCCCGACAGCCTGGCGCTCGCCGACATCGAGAGCGTCTATCGGGCGCGCCTGGAGGGGTTCGACGACCGCAGCGACGACGTGTCGGCACACTTCCTTCGAGTGCAGAAGCTGGTGCTGGCGACCCCGACCCTGAGCCGCGCGGCACTCGGCCGACACGCCGACACCTGTCGGCGACGACCCGAGTCGCTCGGCGACCGCAGCTCGGCGCGGACCAAGAGTCAGATCCGGATGATTCTCGAGATCGCCAACCTCGAGGTCCAGTGCGCGTTCGAGGAGTGGGTCGAGTTGAACGAAACCGGCCAGGGCCCCTCACTGCTGGACGTCTACGACGATGTCTGTCGTCGTATCCGGGAGTTGTGA